The following coding sequences lie in one Pectobacterium sp. A5351 genomic window:
- a CDS encoding helix-turn-helix domain-containing protein, with product MSTLNGAKKSQTNSDWHRADIVAALHKQGWSLRQLSLHHGYKSAGALKNALDRPWPKAERIIADAIGIPPDQIWPTRYHKSFPGQWN from the coding sequence ATGAGTACATTAAACGGCGCAAAAAAAAGTCAGACTAATTCTGACTGGCACCGAGCTGACATCGTCGCAGCGTTGCATAAGCAAGGATGGTCACTACGTCAATTGTCACTACATCACGGCTATAAAAGCGCTGGCGCTTTAAAAAATGCCCTTGATCGCCCTTGGCCTAAAGCCGAGCGCATCATTGCTGATGCAATTGGAATCCCACCAGATCAAATATGGCCGACTCGGTATCATAAATCATTTCCAGGTCAATGGAACTAG
- a CDS encoding transposase — protein sequence MRLPGIPGTRPGITARAKKSGWLSRPRVGQGGGYEYSLESMSSDIQNKIRENYYNTLLQQQPVKAPVVAKTTASSSQLLEIVRQCPAVLDQKTAELTQKQRDIADARMVLVVEVLRLEDTGLSRIKAINFICDRSRSGDLPAHLQKYVDLANARKGQRVGVSVRALNQWVVDYLKAKNSAERLALLAPGHKKAKKPEQLSWVPMFMAHYRNPNGPSVAEAYQGFCAEWHQRYADQPAMRDAVPSVHAVYRALDKMPRIVRQRGRVTGSAMTALQTYVKRDWSVMPVNGVWIGDGHSMKMKVAHPDHGRPFTPELTLVIDGRTRYVVGWSLALSENTLAVADALRHGIERHGVPLLYYSDNGAGETGKMLDADITGILPRLGIEHPTGIPGNPQARGIIERLNREIPARIARKFATYNGKSADKETARITSRAIDSAVNALNQNKALNPVQQSAIAKLPSWNQLIDAIEDEITAYNTQYRHSELPLRAAGGHYTPAEYRAALLADAEIDRLSEAELREMFRPQVKRTAQRGWLSIFNNQYFAEELIQVDGEEVLVAFDIHDATSVTVRRLDGSLVCTAIVNGNTRAAFPVDYIEKVRKDRHSRRMALNNRKAEEINAELNPALPGERFDFGSFIPAERPEPEDEPYFFLQTDRDEYLRKKAAQR from the coding sequence ATGCGTTTACCGGGTATCCCTGGAACCAGACCTGGTATCACAGCTAGAGCAAAAAAATCAGGGTGGCTATCCCGTCCGCGAGTCGGACAAGGTGGTGGTTACGAGTATTCATTGGAGTCAATGTCATCTGATATCCAAAACAAGATCCGTGAAAATTACTACAACACTCTACTGCAACAGCAGCCGGTTAAGGCTCCGGTTGTAGCAAAAACCACGGCGTCATCCAGTCAGTTGCTCGAAATCGTGCGTCAATGCCCTGCGGTTCTCGACCAGAAAACAGCAGAGCTGACGCAAAAGCAGCGCGATATTGCCGACGCCCGCATGGTTCTTGTTGTCGAAGTGCTGCGTCTGGAAGATACCGGCTTATCGCGTATCAAAGCGATTAACTTTATCTGTGACCGGTCACGCTCCGGCGATCTGCCTGCGCATCTGCAAAAGTATGTTGACCTCGCTAATGCGCGAAAAGGCCAGCGTGTCGGTGTCAGCGTCCGAGCGTTGAATCAGTGGGTTGTTGACTATCTGAAAGCGAAAAACAGCGCTGAACGTCTTGCTCTTTTAGCGCCCGGTCATAAAAAAGCGAAGAAACCAGAGCAGCTTTCATGGGTGCCGATGTTTATGGCGCACTATCGTAACCCTAACGGCCCGTCAGTTGCCGAGGCTTATCAAGGGTTCTGCGCCGAATGGCATCAACGCTATGCCGATCAGCCTGCGATGCGTGATGCGGTTCCTTCTGTCCATGCGGTTTATCGTGCGTTAGACAAAATGCCTCGCATTGTGCGTCAGCGTGGCCGTGTTACCGGTTCTGCCATGACTGCTTTGCAGACTTACGTCAAACGCGACTGGTCTGTAATGCCGGTTAACGGTGTATGGATTGGTGACGGTCACAGCATGAAGATGAAGGTTGCACATCCAGACCACGGACGCCCGTTTACGCCAGAGTTAACACTGGTTATCGATGGCCGTACCCGCTATGTGGTCGGCTGGAGTCTCGCACTGTCAGAAAACACGCTGGCCGTTGCGGATGCACTGCGCCACGGCATCGAACGCCACGGCGTACCGCTGCTGTACTACTCCGATAACGGTGCAGGTGAAACCGGGAAAATGCTGGATGCGGATATCACCGGTATCCTGCCACGCCTCGGTATCGAACACCCGACCGGTATTCCGGGGAACCCGCAAGCACGCGGCATCATCGAACGTCTAAACCGTGAGATACCGGCTCGTATCGCCCGTAAGTTTGCCACCTATAACGGTAAATCGGCGGACAAAGAAACCGCACGTATCACCAGTCGTGCGATTGATTCTGCCGTGAATGCCCTGAATCAGAATAAGGCGCTCAACCCCGTACAACAGTCTGCGATTGCGAAATTGCCGAGTTGGAACCAGTTGATTGATGCCATTGAAGACGAAATCACGGCCTACAACACGCAATATCGGCATAGCGAGTTACCGCTGCGTGCTGCGGGTGGGCATTACACCCCAGCTGAGTACCGCGCCGCGCTGCTGGCCGACGCTGAGATTGATCGCCTGTCTGAGGCGGAGCTGCGCGAAATGTTCCGGCCACAGGTTAAGCGCACCGCGCAGCGTGGCTGGCTATCTATTTTCAACAATCAGTATTTTGCCGAGGAACTGATTCAGGTTGACGGCGAAGAAGTGCTGGTTGCGTTCGATATTCACGATGCGACGAGTGTAACGGTGCGGCGGCTGGATGGTTCACTCGTCTGTACGGCCATCGTCAACGGCAACACCCGCGCCGCATTCCCGGTTGATTACATCGAGAAGGTTCGCAAGGACAGACACTCTCGCCGCATGGCGCTGAATAACCGGAAAGCCGAGGAAATCAATGCTGAGCTGAATCCGGCGTTGCCTGGCGAACGGTTTGATTTTGGCAGTTTCATCCCCGCAGAGCGACCGGAACCGGAAGACGAGCCGTATTTCTTCCTGCAAACCGACCGTGACGAATATTTAAGAAAGAAAGCCGCACAGCGGTAA